From one Rhineura floridana isolate rRhiFlo1 chromosome 4, rRhiFlo1.hap2, whole genome shotgun sequence genomic stretch:
- the LOC133383507 gene encoding uncharacterized protein LOC133383507 isoform X2, translating to MSRFSKLRSAMLLTRYNLRRRSTLDEICKDASFLYPPPDGGWGWVVVLAAATHSLFISGFHNAFGVYMMPLLETFQSSNSQIAWIGSISYAFIMIFGPVSGKLLVKYGAIKVAIIGALVVMFGLLCSSYSHDLRLLFFTHGIIVGVGSSLGSTPGLIMVSLYFTKKRSFATGMVMAGGAIGTFVQNKLHQYLIQTLGWRVSLRVYSGTLIICIIAGFAYKPLQKHRAHPSVVEKFKTSPLRGFIVDLSLWKDRIFEVWVCSLGLAKFGFFIPFVHMIKLAGDLGIPLEKASYIMVAIGLSSTVSCLLFGKICDSERIDRLYLNQVSILSVGVVYFIIPHCTNFVSLIAICAVLGFFDAGNYVLLPVLTFDLMGAEKMPVAWGFLMAVNAISCFGPPFAGGMYDMFGSYTIGFVVTGVCNIAAASILAFIPWLQRAAIQSKKNYINASVCEISRTIVPWQSPTPSLGSLASSYTKSILAPEECPSDHSKRFSIKSFSVKSLKSIMKSDATSHKSATGTLTPHRKEGTPVSAAETLDVDSQEHVESATDLLPMQELAISETSSFKSENGLIKQGELTPHRKEDGVAFIDEDEEEQSESPIDLRPMQQLTIPDAETSESTKELERIPHRKQNGVAFVDEYNGDEGEKSEIATDLKPVQELTIPDAETSGSVKQAERRVAFADDYEDDEGAHPGSKTDLRPVQVPNISDAETTGSAKQAERRVAFADDYYGDEGAHPGSATDLRPVQVLNISDAETSESVKQAERIPHRKEDGVAFADDYYDDEEAHHGGATGLRPVQVLTISDAEISGSVKQAEHFPLQKGVAFIDDYDDGDEEEQLESTADLRPVGVPFKSETSAHVKEAQQMLSTSHRKEDSVAFATDDSEDIEQPPRQK from the exons ATGAGTAGATTTAGTAAACTCCGTTCTGCAATGCTGTTGACCAGATACAACTTGAGGAGAAGAAGTACTCTGGATGAGATCTGTAAAGATGCATCTTTTTTATATCCCCCTCCTGATGGGGGTTGGGGCTGGGTTGTGGTGCTGGCAGCAGCTACCCATTCCTTGTTTATCAGTGGCTTTCACAATGCTTTTGGTGTTTACATGATGCCCCTTCTTGAGACTTTTCAGTCAAGCAACTCACAGATAG CCTGGATTGGATCCATCAGCTATGCTTTCATTATGATTTTTGGTCCTGTTTCTGGAAAACTTCTGGTGAAATATGGAGCCATAAAAGTTGCAATAATAGGAGCTTTAGTTGTCATGTTTGGTCTACTGTGTTCATCCTATTCCCATGATTTGCGTCTACTGTTTTTCACTCATGGGATCATTGTTGGTGTAGGATCAAGCCTGGGTAGCACTCCAG GCCTGATAATGGTAAGCCTTTACTTTACTAAAAAGCGCTCATTTGCAACTGGAATGGTGATGGCAGGAGGGGCTATAGGAACTTTTGTGCAGAATAAACTTCACCAGTACCTAATTCAGACCCTTGGATGGAGAGTTAGTCTACGTGTATACAGTGGGACTCTAATAATATGTATTATTGCTGGATTTGCATATAAACCTCTTCAAAAAC ataGAGCTCATCCAAGTGTAGTTGAAAAGTTTAAAACATCCCCACTAAGAGGTTTTATTGTTGATTTAAGTTTGTGGAAAGATCGTATCTTTGAAGTTTGGGTCTGTTCTCTTGGACTAGCCAAATTTGGATTCTTCATACCTTTTGTGCATATG ATTAAACTTGCGGGTGACTTGGGTATTCCATTGGAAAAAGCATCCTACATCATGGTAGCAATTGGATTGAGCAGCACAGTTAGCTGTCTTCTATTTGGAAAAATATGTGATAGTGAACGAATTGATAGGCTTTATCTTAACCAGGTATCCATATTGTCTGTTG GTGTGGTATATTTTATTATTCCTCACTGTACCAACTTTGTCTCTCTAATAGCAATTTGTGCTGTTTTGGGATTTTTTGATGCAGGAAATTATGTTCTCTTACCTGTCCTTACTTTTGATTTGATGGGTGCGGAAAAAATGCCTGTTGCATGGGGTTTTTTGATGGCTGTGAATGCAATCAGTTGTTTTGGTCCACCCTTTGCAG gtGGAATGTATGACATGTTTGGCAGTTACACTATTGGCTTTGTAGTAACTGGAGTTTGCAATATTGCAGCAGCTAGTATACTTGCTTTTATTCCATGGCTGCAAAGAGCAGCAATACAGTCGAAGAAAAACTATATTAATGCTTCCGTATGTGAAATATCACGGACCATTGTTCCTTGGCAATCACCAACTCCTTCATTAGGG AGTCTAGCCTCCTCATACACAAAATCGATTTTGGCTCCTGAAGAGTGTCCATCAGACCATTCAAAAAGATTTAGTATTAAATCATTCAGTGTGAAATCATTAAAAAGCATAATGAAGTCAGATGCAACATCTCATAAAAGTGCAACAGGGACTTTGACTCCGCACAGAAAAGAAGGGACTCCTGTCTCAGCTGCTGAAACACTGGATGTTGACTCACAAGAGCATGTTGAAAGTGCAACTGATTTGTTGCCAATGCAAGAGCTAGCCATATCAGAAACATCATCATTTAAAAGTGAAAATGGATTGATAAAACAGGGAGAACTCACTCCCCACAGAAAAGAAGATGGAGTGGCTTTCATTGACGAAGATGAAGAAGAGCAATCTGAAAGCCCAATTGATTTGAGGCCGATGCAGCAACTAACCATTCCGGATGCAGAAACTTCAGAATCTACAAAAGAATTAGAACGTATTCCCCACAGAAAACAAAATGGAGTGGCTTTTGTAGATGAATATAATGGTGATGAAGGAGAGAAATCTGAGATCGCAACTGATTTGAAGCCAGTGCAGGAGCTGACCATACCAGATGCAGAAACTTCAGGATCTGTAAAACAAGCAGAGCGCAGAGTGGCTTTTGCAGATGATTATGAGGATGATGAAGGTGCGCATCCTGGGAGTAAAACTGATCTGAGGCCAGTGCAGGTGCCAAATATATCAGATGCAGAAACGACAGGATCTGCAAAACAAGCAGAGCGTAGAGTGGCTTTTGCAGATGACTATTATGGTGATGAAGGTGCACATCCTGGGAGTGCAACTGATTTACGGCCAGTGCAGGTGCTAAATATATCAGATGCAGAAACATCAGAATCTGTAAAGCAAGCAGAACGAATTCCCCACAGAAAAGAAGATGGAGTGGCTTTTGCAGATGATTATTATGATGATGAAGAAGCACATCATGGGGGTGCAACTGGCTTGAGGCCGGTGCAGGTACTGACCATATCAGATGCAGAAATCTCAGGATCTGTAAAGCAggcagaacactttcccctccaaaAAGGGGTGGCTTTCATAGATGACTATGATGATGGTGACGAAGAAGAGCAACTTGAGAGCACAGCTGATTTGAGGCCAGTGGGAGTTCCCTTTAAAAGTGAAACTTCAGCACATGTAAAAGAGGCACAGCAAATGCTTTCTACTTCCCACCGAAAAGAAGATAGTGTGGCATTTGCCACTGATGACAGTGAAGACATTGAACAACCACCACGACAGAAATGA
- the LOC133383507 gene encoding uncharacterized protein LOC133383507 isoform X4: MSLFPIMSRFSKLRSAMLLTRYNLRRRSTLDEISWIGSISYAFIMIFGPVSGKLLVKYGAIKVAIIGALVVMFGLLCSSYSHDLRLLFFTHGIIVGVGSSLGSTPGLIMVSLYFTKKRSFATGMVMAGGAIGTFVQNKLHQYLIQTLGWRVSLRVYSGTLIICIIAGFAYKPLQKHRAHPSVVEKFKTSPLRGFIVDLSLWKDRIFEVWVCSLGLAKFGFFIPFVHMIKLAGDLGIPLEKASYIMVAIGLSSTVSCLLFGKICDSERIDRLYLNQVSILSVGVVYFIIPHCTNFVSLIAICAVLGFFDAGNYVLLPVLTFDLMGAEKMPVAWGFLMAVNAISCFGPPFAGGMYDMFGSYTIGFVVTGVCNIAAASILAFIPWLQRAAIQSKKNYINASVCEISRTIVPWQSPTPSLGSLASSYTKSILAPEECPSDHSKRFSIKSFSVKSLKSIMKSDATSHKSATGTLTPHRKEGTPVSAAETLDVDSQEHVESATDLLPMQELAISETSSFKSENGLIKQGELTPHRKEDGVAFIDEDEEEQSESPIDLRPMQQLTIPDAETSESTKELERIPHRKQNGVAFVDEYNGDEGEKSEIATDLKPVQELTIPDAETSGSVKQAERRVAFADDYEDDEGAHPGSKTDLRPVQVPNISDAETTGSAKQAERRVAFADDYYGDEGAHPGSATDLRPVQVLNISDAETSESVKQAERIPHRKEDGVAFADDYYDDEEAHHGGATGLRPVQVLTISDAEISGSVKQAEHFPLQKGVAFIDDYDDGDEEEQLESTADLRPVGVPFKSETSAHVKEAQQMLSTSHRKEDSVAFATDDSEDIEQPPRQK; encoded by the exons AT GTCTCTGTTCCCTATCATGAGTAGATTTAGTAAACTCCGTTCTGCAATGCTGTTGACCAGATACAACTTGAGGAGAAGAAGTACTCTGGATGAGATCT CCTGGATTGGATCCATCAGCTATGCTTTCATTATGATTTTTGGTCCTGTTTCTGGAAAACTTCTGGTGAAATATGGAGCCATAAAAGTTGCAATAATAGGAGCTTTAGTTGTCATGTTTGGTCTACTGTGTTCATCCTATTCCCATGATTTGCGTCTACTGTTTTTCACTCATGGGATCATTGTTGGTGTAGGATCAAGCCTGGGTAGCACTCCAG GCCTGATAATGGTAAGCCTTTACTTTACTAAAAAGCGCTCATTTGCAACTGGAATGGTGATGGCAGGAGGGGCTATAGGAACTTTTGTGCAGAATAAACTTCACCAGTACCTAATTCAGACCCTTGGATGGAGAGTTAGTCTACGTGTATACAGTGGGACTCTAATAATATGTATTATTGCTGGATTTGCATATAAACCTCTTCAAAAAC ataGAGCTCATCCAAGTGTAGTTGAAAAGTTTAAAACATCCCCACTAAGAGGTTTTATTGTTGATTTAAGTTTGTGGAAAGATCGTATCTTTGAAGTTTGGGTCTGTTCTCTTGGACTAGCCAAATTTGGATTCTTCATACCTTTTGTGCATATG ATTAAACTTGCGGGTGACTTGGGTATTCCATTGGAAAAAGCATCCTACATCATGGTAGCAATTGGATTGAGCAGCACAGTTAGCTGTCTTCTATTTGGAAAAATATGTGATAGTGAACGAATTGATAGGCTTTATCTTAACCAGGTATCCATATTGTCTGTTG GTGTGGTATATTTTATTATTCCTCACTGTACCAACTTTGTCTCTCTAATAGCAATTTGTGCTGTTTTGGGATTTTTTGATGCAGGAAATTATGTTCTCTTACCTGTCCTTACTTTTGATTTGATGGGTGCGGAAAAAATGCCTGTTGCATGGGGTTTTTTGATGGCTGTGAATGCAATCAGTTGTTTTGGTCCACCCTTTGCAG gtGGAATGTATGACATGTTTGGCAGTTACACTATTGGCTTTGTAGTAACTGGAGTTTGCAATATTGCAGCAGCTAGTATACTTGCTTTTATTCCATGGCTGCAAAGAGCAGCAATACAGTCGAAGAAAAACTATATTAATGCTTCCGTATGTGAAATATCACGGACCATTGTTCCTTGGCAATCACCAACTCCTTCATTAGGG AGTCTAGCCTCCTCATACACAAAATCGATTTTGGCTCCTGAAGAGTGTCCATCAGACCATTCAAAAAGATTTAGTATTAAATCATTCAGTGTGAAATCATTAAAAAGCATAATGAAGTCAGATGCAACATCTCATAAAAGTGCAACAGGGACTTTGACTCCGCACAGAAAAGAAGGGACTCCTGTCTCAGCTGCTGAAACACTGGATGTTGACTCACAAGAGCATGTTGAAAGTGCAACTGATTTGTTGCCAATGCAAGAGCTAGCCATATCAGAAACATCATCATTTAAAAGTGAAAATGGATTGATAAAACAGGGAGAACTCACTCCCCACAGAAAAGAAGATGGAGTGGCTTTCATTGACGAAGATGAAGAAGAGCAATCTGAAAGCCCAATTGATTTGAGGCCGATGCAGCAACTAACCATTCCGGATGCAGAAACTTCAGAATCTACAAAAGAATTAGAACGTATTCCCCACAGAAAACAAAATGGAGTGGCTTTTGTAGATGAATATAATGGTGATGAAGGAGAGAAATCTGAGATCGCAACTGATTTGAAGCCAGTGCAGGAGCTGACCATACCAGATGCAGAAACTTCAGGATCTGTAAAACAAGCAGAGCGCAGAGTGGCTTTTGCAGATGATTATGAGGATGATGAAGGTGCGCATCCTGGGAGTAAAACTGATCTGAGGCCAGTGCAGGTGCCAAATATATCAGATGCAGAAACGACAGGATCTGCAAAACAAGCAGAGCGTAGAGTGGCTTTTGCAGATGACTATTATGGTGATGAAGGTGCACATCCTGGGAGTGCAACTGATTTACGGCCAGTGCAGGTGCTAAATATATCAGATGCAGAAACATCAGAATCTGTAAAGCAAGCAGAACGAATTCCCCACAGAAAAGAAGATGGAGTGGCTTTTGCAGATGATTATTATGATGATGAAGAAGCACATCATGGGGGTGCAACTGGCTTGAGGCCGGTGCAGGTACTGACCATATCAGATGCAGAAATCTCAGGATCTGTAAAGCAggcagaacactttcccctccaaaAAGGGGTGGCTTTCATAGATGACTATGATGATGGTGACGAAGAAGAGCAACTTGAGAGCACAGCTGATTTGAGGCCAGTGGGAGTTCCCTTTAAAAGTGAAACTTCAGCACATGTAAAAGAGGCACAGCAAATGCTTTCTACTTCCCACCGAAAAGAAGATAGTGTGGCATTTGCCACTGATGACAGTGAAGACATTGAACAACCACCACGACAGAAATGA
- the LOC133383507 gene encoding uncharacterized protein LOC133383507 isoform X1, with amino-acid sequence MSLFPIMSRFSKLRSAMLLTRYNLRRRSTLDEICKDASFLYPPPDGGWGWVVVLAAATHSLFISGFHNAFGVYMMPLLETFQSSNSQIAWIGSISYAFIMIFGPVSGKLLVKYGAIKVAIIGALVVMFGLLCSSYSHDLRLLFFTHGIIVGVGSSLGSTPGLIMVSLYFTKKRSFATGMVMAGGAIGTFVQNKLHQYLIQTLGWRVSLRVYSGTLIICIIAGFAYKPLQKHRAHPSVVEKFKTSPLRGFIVDLSLWKDRIFEVWVCSLGLAKFGFFIPFVHMIKLAGDLGIPLEKASYIMVAIGLSSTVSCLLFGKICDSERIDRLYLNQVSILSVGVVYFIIPHCTNFVSLIAICAVLGFFDAGNYVLLPVLTFDLMGAEKMPVAWGFLMAVNAISCFGPPFAGGMYDMFGSYTIGFVVTGVCNIAAASILAFIPWLQRAAIQSKKNYINASVCEISRTIVPWQSPTPSLGSLASSYTKSILAPEECPSDHSKRFSIKSFSVKSLKSIMKSDATSHKSATGTLTPHRKEGTPVSAAETLDVDSQEHVESATDLLPMQELAISETSSFKSENGLIKQGELTPHRKEDGVAFIDEDEEEQSESPIDLRPMQQLTIPDAETSESTKELERIPHRKQNGVAFVDEYNGDEGEKSEIATDLKPVQELTIPDAETSGSVKQAERRVAFADDYEDDEGAHPGSKTDLRPVQVPNISDAETTGSAKQAERRVAFADDYYGDEGAHPGSATDLRPVQVLNISDAETSESVKQAERIPHRKEDGVAFADDYYDDEEAHHGGATGLRPVQVLTISDAEISGSVKQAEHFPLQKGVAFIDDYDDGDEEEQLESTADLRPVGVPFKSETSAHVKEAQQMLSTSHRKEDSVAFATDDSEDIEQPPRQK; translated from the exons AT GTCTCTGTTCCCTATCATGAGTAGATTTAGTAAACTCCGTTCTGCAATGCTGTTGACCAGATACAACTTGAGGAGAAGAAGTACTCTGGATGAGATCTGTAAAGATGCATCTTTTTTATATCCCCCTCCTGATGGGGGTTGGGGCTGGGTTGTGGTGCTGGCAGCAGCTACCCATTCCTTGTTTATCAGTGGCTTTCACAATGCTTTTGGTGTTTACATGATGCCCCTTCTTGAGACTTTTCAGTCAAGCAACTCACAGATAG CCTGGATTGGATCCATCAGCTATGCTTTCATTATGATTTTTGGTCCTGTTTCTGGAAAACTTCTGGTGAAATATGGAGCCATAAAAGTTGCAATAATAGGAGCTTTAGTTGTCATGTTTGGTCTACTGTGTTCATCCTATTCCCATGATTTGCGTCTACTGTTTTTCACTCATGGGATCATTGTTGGTGTAGGATCAAGCCTGGGTAGCACTCCAG GCCTGATAATGGTAAGCCTTTACTTTACTAAAAAGCGCTCATTTGCAACTGGAATGGTGATGGCAGGAGGGGCTATAGGAACTTTTGTGCAGAATAAACTTCACCAGTACCTAATTCAGACCCTTGGATGGAGAGTTAGTCTACGTGTATACAGTGGGACTCTAATAATATGTATTATTGCTGGATTTGCATATAAACCTCTTCAAAAAC ataGAGCTCATCCAAGTGTAGTTGAAAAGTTTAAAACATCCCCACTAAGAGGTTTTATTGTTGATTTAAGTTTGTGGAAAGATCGTATCTTTGAAGTTTGGGTCTGTTCTCTTGGACTAGCCAAATTTGGATTCTTCATACCTTTTGTGCATATG ATTAAACTTGCGGGTGACTTGGGTATTCCATTGGAAAAAGCATCCTACATCATGGTAGCAATTGGATTGAGCAGCACAGTTAGCTGTCTTCTATTTGGAAAAATATGTGATAGTGAACGAATTGATAGGCTTTATCTTAACCAGGTATCCATATTGTCTGTTG GTGTGGTATATTTTATTATTCCTCACTGTACCAACTTTGTCTCTCTAATAGCAATTTGTGCTGTTTTGGGATTTTTTGATGCAGGAAATTATGTTCTCTTACCTGTCCTTACTTTTGATTTGATGGGTGCGGAAAAAATGCCTGTTGCATGGGGTTTTTTGATGGCTGTGAATGCAATCAGTTGTTTTGGTCCACCCTTTGCAG gtGGAATGTATGACATGTTTGGCAGTTACACTATTGGCTTTGTAGTAACTGGAGTTTGCAATATTGCAGCAGCTAGTATACTTGCTTTTATTCCATGGCTGCAAAGAGCAGCAATACAGTCGAAGAAAAACTATATTAATGCTTCCGTATGTGAAATATCACGGACCATTGTTCCTTGGCAATCACCAACTCCTTCATTAGGG AGTCTAGCCTCCTCATACACAAAATCGATTTTGGCTCCTGAAGAGTGTCCATCAGACCATTCAAAAAGATTTAGTATTAAATCATTCAGTGTGAAATCATTAAAAAGCATAATGAAGTCAGATGCAACATCTCATAAAAGTGCAACAGGGACTTTGACTCCGCACAGAAAAGAAGGGACTCCTGTCTCAGCTGCTGAAACACTGGATGTTGACTCACAAGAGCATGTTGAAAGTGCAACTGATTTGTTGCCAATGCAAGAGCTAGCCATATCAGAAACATCATCATTTAAAAGTGAAAATGGATTGATAAAACAGGGAGAACTCACTCCCCACAGAAAAGAAGATGGAGTGGCTTTCATTGACGAAGATGAAGAAGAGCAATCTGAAAGCCCAATTGATTTGAGGCCGATGCAGCAACTAACCATTCCGGATGCAGAAACTTCAGAATCTACAAAAGAATTAGAACGTATTCCCCACAGAAAACAAAATGGAGTGGCTTTTGTAGATGAATATAATGGTGATGAAGGAGAGAAATCTGAGATCGCAACTGATTTGAAGCCAGTGCAGGAGCTGACCATACCAGATGCAGAAACTTCAGGATCTGTAAAACAAGCAGAGCGCAGAGTGGCTTTTGCAGATGATTATGAGGATGATGAAGGTGCGCATCCTGGGAGTAAAACTGATCTGAGGCCAGTGCAGGTGCCAAATATATCAGATGCAGAAACGACAGGATCTGCAAAACAAGCAGAGCGTAGAGTGGCTTTTGCAGATGACTATTATGGTGATGAAGGTGCACATCCTGGGAGTGCAACTGATTTACGGCCAGTGCAGGTGCTAAATATATCAGATGCAGAAACATCAGAATCTGTAAAGCAAGCAGAACGAATTCCCCACAGAAAAGAAGATGGAGTGGCTTTTGCAGATGATTATTATGATGATGAAGAAGCACATCATGGGGGTGCAACTGGCTTGAGGCCGGTGCAGGTACTGACCATATCAGATGCAGAAATCTCAGGATCTGTAAAGCAggcagaacactttcccctccaaaAAGGGGTGGCTTTCATAGATGACTATGATGATGGTGACGAAGAAGAGCAACTTGAGAGCACAGCTGATTTGAGGCCAGTGGGAGTTCCCTTTAAAAGTGAAACTTCAGCACATGTAAAAGAGGCACAGCAAATGCTTTCTACTTCCCACCGAAAAGAAGATAGTGTGGCATTTGCCACTGATGACAGTGAAGACATTGAACAACCACCACGACAGAAATGA
- the LOC133383507 gene encoding uncharacterized protein LOC133383507 isoform X3 — translation MSLFPIMSRFSKLRSAMLLTRYNLRRRSTLDEICKDASFLYPPPDGGWGWVVVLAAATHSLFISGFHNAFGVYMMPLLETFQSSNSQIAWIGSISYAFIMIFGPVSGKLLVKYGAIKVAIIGALVVMFGLLCSSYSHDLRLLFFTHGIIVGVGSSLGSTPGLIMVSLYFTKKRSFATGMVMAGGAIGTFVQNKLHQYLIQTLGWRVSLRVYSGTLIICIIAGFAYKPLQKHRAHPSVVEKFKTSPLRGFIVDLSLWKDRIFEVWVCSLGLAKFGFFIPFVHMIKLAGDLGIPLEKASYIMVAIGLSSTVSCLLFGKICDSERIDRLYLNQVSILSVGNYVLLPVLTFDLMGAEKMPVAWGFLMAVNAISCFGPPFAGGMYDMFGSYTIGFVVTGVCNIAAASILAFIPWLQRAAIQSKKNYINASVCEISRTIVPWQSPTPSLGSLASSYTKSILAPEECPSDHSKRFSIKSFSVKSLKSIMKSDATSHKSATGTLTPHRKEGTPVSAAETLDVDSQEHVESATDLLPMQELAISETSSFKSENGLIKQGELTPHRKEDGVAFIDEDEEEQSESPIDLRPMQQLTIPDAETSESTKELERIPHRKQNGVAFVDEYNGDEGEKSEIATDLKPVQELTIPDAETSGSVKQAERRVAFADDYEDDEGAHPGSKTDLRPVQVPNISDAETTGSAKQAERRVAFADDYYGDEGAHPGSATDLRPVQVLNISDAETSESVKQAERIPHRKEDGVAFADDYYDDEEAHHGGATGLRPVQVLTISDAEISGSVKQAEHFPLQKGVAFIDDYDDGDEEEQLESTADLRPVGVPFKSETSAHVKEAQQMLSTSHRKEDSVAFATDDSEDIEQPPRQK, via the exons AT GTCTCTGTTCCCTATCATGAGTAGATTTAGTAAACTCCGTTCTGCAATGCTGTTGACCAGATACAACTTGAGGAGAAGAAGTACTCTGGATGAGATCTGTAAAGATGCATCTTTTTTATATCCCCCTCCTGATGGGGGTTGGGGCTGGGTTGTGGTGCTGGCAGCAGCTACCCATTCCTTGTTTATCAGTGGCTTTCACAATGCTTTTGGTGTTTACATGATGCCCCTTCTTGAGACTTTTCAGTCAAGCAACTCACAGATAG CCTGGATTGGATCCATCAGCTATGCTTTCATTATGATTTTTGGTCCTGTTTCTGGAAAACTTCTGGTGAAATATGGAGCCATAAAAGTTGCAATAATAGGAGCTTTAGTTGTCATGTTTGGTCTACTGTGTTCATCCTATTCCCATGATTTGCGTCTACTGTTTTTCACTCATGGGATCATTGTTGGTGTAGGATCAAGCCTGGGTAGCACTCCAG GCCTGATAATGGTAAGCCTTTACTTTACTAAAAAGCGCTCATTTGCAACTGGAATGGTGATGGCAGGAGGGGCTATAGGAACTTTTGTGCAGAATAAACTTCACCAGTACCTAATTCAGACCCTTGGATGGAGAGTTAGTCTACGTGTATACAGTGGGACTCTAATAATATGTATTATTGCTGGATTTGCATATAAACCTCTTCAAAAAC ataGAGCTCATCCAAGTGTAGTTGAAAAGTTTAAAACATCCCCACTAAGAGGTTTTATTGTTGATTTAAGTTTGTGGAAAGATCGTATCTTTGAAGTTTGGGTCTGTTCTCTTGGACTAGCCAAATTTGGATTCTTCATACCTTTTGTGCATATG ATTAAACTTGCGGGTGACTTGGGTATTCCATTGGAAAAAGCATCCTACATCATGGTAGCAATTGGATTGAGCAGCACAGTTAGCTGTCTTCTATTTGGAAAAATATGTGATAGTGAACGAATTGATAGGCTTTATCTTAACCAGGTATCCATATTGTCTGTTG GAAATTATGTTCTCTTACCTGTCCTTACTTTTGATTTGATGGGTGCGGAAAAAATGCCTGTTGCATGGGGTTTTTTGATGGCTGTGAATGCAATCAGTTGTTTTGGTCCACCCTTTGCAG gtGGAATGTATGACATGTTTGGCAGTTACACTATTGGCTTTGTAGTAACTGGAGTTTGCAATATTGCAGCAGCTAGTATACTTGCTTTTATTCCATGGCTGCAAAGAGCAGCAATACAGTCGAAGAAAAACTATATTAATGCTTCCGTATGTGAAATATCACGGACCATTGTTCCTTGGCAATCACCAACTCCTTCATTAGGG AGTCTAGCCTCCTCATACACAAAATCGATTTTGGCTCCTGAAGAGTGTCCATCAGACCATTCAAAAAGATTTAGTATTAAATCATTCAGTGTGAAATCATTAAAAAGCATAATGAAGTCAGATGCAACATCTCATAAAAGTGCAACAGGGACTTTGACTCCGCACAGAAAAGAAGGGACTCCTGTCTCAGCTGCTGAAACACTGGATGTTGACTCACAAGAGCATGTTGAAAGTGCAACTGATTTGTTGCCAATGCAAGAGCTAGCCATATCAGAAACATCATCATTTAAAAGTGAAAATGGATTGATAAAACAGGGAGAACTCACTCCCCACAGAAAAGAAGATGGAGTGGCTTTCATTGACGAAGATGAAGAAGAGCAATCTGAAAGCCCAATTGATTTGAGGCCGATGCAGCAACTAACCATTCCGGATGCAGAAACTTCAGAATCTACAAAAGAATTAGAACGTATTCCCCACAGAAAACAAAATGGAGTGGCTTTTGTAGATGAATATAATGGTGATGAAGGAGAGAAATCTGAGATCGCAACTGATTTGAAGCCAGTGCAGGAGCTGACCATACCAGATGCAGAAACTTCAGGATCTGTAAAACAAGCAGAGCGCAGAGTGGCTTTTGCAGATGATTATGAGGATGATGAAGGTGCGCATCCTGGGAGTAAAACTGATCTGAGGCCAGTGCAGGTGCCAAATATATCAGATGCAGAAACGACAGGATCTGCAAAACAAGCAGAGCGTAGAGTGGCTTTTGCAGATGACTATTATGGTGATGAAGGTGCACATCCTGGGAGTGCAACTGATTTACGGCCAGTGCAGGTGCTAAATATATCAGATGCAGAAACATCAGAATCTGTAAAGCAAGCAGAACGAATTCCCCACAGAAAAGAAGATGGAGTGGCTTTTGCAGATGATTATTATGATGATGAAGAAGCACATCATGGGGGTGCAACTGGCTTGAGGCCGGTGCAGGTACTGACCATATCAGATGCAGAAATCTCAGGATCTGTAAAGCAggcagaacactttcccctccaaaAAGGGGTGGCTTTCATAGATGACTATGATGATGGTGACGAAGAAGAGCAACTTGAGAGCACAGCTGATTTGAGGCCAGTGGGAGTTCCCTTTAAAAGTGAAACTTCAGCACATGTAAAAGAGGCACAGCAAATGCTTTCTACTTCCCACCGAAAAGAAGATAGTGTGGCATTTGCCACTGATGACAGTGAAGACATTGAACAACCACCACGACAGAAATGA